The nucleotide sequence TCCCAAAAGAATTGGTATCATCACTAGTCCCACAGGAGCTGTTATTCAAGATATCATTCATGTATTAAAAAGACGCTCCAGGGCGTTTCATCTCATTATCCATCCTGTCCATGTCCAAGGTGACATGGCAGCAAAAGAAGTCACAAATGCCATTTATGATTTTAATCAATTGCAAAATGTGGATGTGATCATCATCGCAAGAGGCGGTGGCAGTATTGAAGATCTTTTCGCTTTTAATGAAAAAATATTGGCCAAAGCCGTGTTTGATAGCCACATTCCCATTATTTCTTCCATTGGACACGAAACAGATTATACGATTTGTGATCTTGTTGCGGATATCAGAGCTCCTACTCCTTCAGCTGCTGCAGAAATTGTGATGCAAGAATCGGCAAATTTGGAGCATTTTCTTTTAGATACGCAAAAACAACTCAAGATGCTCATTGATTGGAATATACAAAAGCACAAAGAGCGCTTGCAAAGATTTCAATTACATCCCCTCTTTTGCACAGCGCATCTCTTAAATCCCTATTTCCAGCGTTTTGATGAAATGACGCAAAATATCCAGTCTCGTATTTCGCAATTTTGCAAGCAGAAACAACAACAACTTGATGTAAAAAAAATTGTGCTCTCTAGTCTCAATCCTGCTGTAAAAATTAGACACCTAAAAGAGCTGCATAAAAAGCTACAAAAACAGTATCTTCATCTTCTCCAACAAAAAAAACAGCACCTTATCCAAGCTGAGAAGAGCTGCACTCAGTACAAAGAAAAATATATTTTAGCCATTTTTTACTATCTCAAACAAAAACGGTTGAGTTTGAAAAAGCTTACAAGTCATTTACAAAGCTTGGATCCAAAAAACCTCATGAAAAAAGGCTATGCTATTTTAAAAGACTCCAATCAAAAAGTTGTCTCTAAGCTAAAAGACGTTGACATCAACTCAACACTTTTTGTCCACGTGCAGGATGGCGCATTAAAAACACAGGTTTTAGAAAAAATTAAGGACTGATATTATGTAGTAAATTCCGTTTAGAGGAGGAGCGAAAGGGACAAAATACAAGGGATATCTGACAAACACAACTCCTTAGAGTTGTGTGAGGAGGAAGATGCAGTAGATTGTTCCTTGCAGCCCTCGTATAAACGGAAGGTAGTGCATAACGTCAGCCAAGGAGCAGATATGACAAAAAAACAAAAATTTGAAGAGGCTTTTCAACGCCTAGAAGATATTTTACAACACATGAACTCAACAAGCATTGAATTAGAAGAAGCTTTAAACTTGTACCAAGAAGCTGACGAATTGATTGATCATTGTGCACAAAAACTGAAAAATGCAGAACAAAAAATTGAGATTTTGATCAAAAAACAGACCCAAGAAAATACCTCTTTTGAAACTAAAGAATTTGATAAAACCGATGTCTAATATTTTTATTTTTAGCAATTTTACAAAACCTCAAACGGCCAAGGTCACTTCTCAAGTGATCCAGTTCTTAAATGAGCATCAAATGTATGTCTTTGTAGAAGATAAATATGCAGATACTAAAACCAAAAAGCTTTCCACAATCCCACCCGAAGATATCGATTATTGTATTTCTATTGGTGGCGATGGTACCATTTTAGAATTTTTACATACGTTTTCGAAAATTAAAGCGCCTCTTTTAGGTATCAATTTAGGAAAACTTGGATTTTTGGCAGATGTCAGGCTCGATGAGCTTATCCCAAGCCTAAAGGCTTTTGTCAATCAAGAGTTTAATATAGAAGAGCGCCTCATGTTAGAATATAACAACCTCTTTGCTCTCAATGATATCGTCATTCATCGCGCTTCCAATCCAGCCCTTATTGAGCTTAACATCCATGTTGATGGAAATTATTTTAACACATTTAGAGCTGATGGAATCATTATTGCAACACCGACAGGCTCTACAGCCTATTCTTTGTCTGCAGGTGGGCCCATCATCACACCTTCGATCAAAGCTCTTTGTTTAACGACTATCTGCCCACATGCGATCTCTAATCGCCCCATTGTCTTTTTACCAGAAAAAGAACTTGTCGTAGAATATATCAGCCCCTACAAACCTGTGGAAGTCACGATCGATGGGATTACTCAATTCCATCTAAAAACGAAAGAATCTCTGACTATTCACATTGCAAAACGCACCT is from Chlamydiota bacterium and encodes:
- the xseA gene encoding Exodeoxyribonuclease 7 large subunit, with translation MSILTQKSSVLSVSNLTHKIKRQLNSEFGSVSVQGEISSIKKHTSGHVYFSIKDSMAQLNCVLFRSNIKSAHLPKEGDLVICHGEIDVYLPRGSYQLLVKKIEMTGLGELLVQLEQLKQELKALGWFDKENKKPLPKFPKRIGIITSPTGAVIQDIIHVLKRRSRAFHLIIHPVHVQGDMAAKEVTNAIYDFNQLQNVDVIIIARGGGSIEDLFAFNEKILAKAVFDSHIPIISSIGHETDYTICDLVADIRAPTPSAAAEIVMQESANLEHFLLDTQKQLKMLIDWNIQKHKERLQRFQLHPLFCTAHLLNPYFQRFDEMTQNIQSRISQFCKQKQQQLDVKKIVLSSLNPAVKIRHLKELHKKLQKQYLHLLQQKKQHLIQAEKSCTQYKEKYILAIFYYLKQKRLSLKKLTSHLQSLDPKNLMKKGYAILKDSNQKVVSKLKDVDINSTLFVHVQDGALKTQVLEKIKD
- the xseB gene encoding Exodeoxyribonuclease 7 small subunit, which codes for MTKKQKFEEAFQRLEDILQHMNSTSIELEEALNLYQEADELIDHCAQKLKNAEQKIEILIKKQTQENTSFETKEFDKTDV
- the nadK gene encoding NAD kinase, translated to MSNIFIFSNFTKPQTAKVTSQVIQFLNEHQMYVFVEDKYADTKTKKLSTIPPEDIDYCISIGGDGTILEFLHTFSKIKAPLLGINLGKLGFLADVRLDELIPSLKAFVNQEFNIEERLMLEYNNLFALNDIVIHRASNPALIELNIHVDGNYFNTFRADGIIIATPTGSTAYSLSAGGPIITPSIKALCLTTICPHAISNRPIVFLPEKELVVEYISPYKPVEVTIDGITQFHLKTKESLTIHIAKRTFKLLNLQKIDTFATLRNKLNWSGKF